A single region of the Granulicella aggregans genome encodes:
- a CDS encoding DUF1175 domain-containing protein, translating into MIAGVGFYFSRHHDKLVLSERDVTLPADGGWHPIATFSAPPLREVRLIGPQQADSPATVPDLQTRLESRAGQTILEAVSPVLPGTRNLVEFSANSKTTLHLHFTEDDNDSFGDGTPDALRLHRAADRVAFREWISALADTAAALPADRLPGEIDDCAALLRWTYRGSLHAHDAAWQTAQPFDSLPPIPSVQQYAYPFTPLGANLFRVSPGRYAADDARNGAFAQFADAKTLMQRNTFFVSRDLRTAKMGDLLFFRQLEQNSPFHSMILTGSGHNWAVYHTGPIGKERGEVRRVMLDDLLAHPDRRWRPLPENSNFLGVYRWNILREDSR; encoded by the coding sequence GTGATCGCTGGCGTTGGTTTCTACTTTTCGAGGCACCACGACAAACTGGTGCTGAGCGAGCGTGATGTCACGCTGCCAGCCGATGGCGGCTGGCACCCGATCGCAACCTTCAGTGCGCCGCCGCTACGTGAGGTTCGACTCATAGGGCCGCAACAAGCTGATAGTCCAGCCACAGTCCCCGACCTCCAGACCCGCCTGGAGTCACGAGCCGGCCAGACCATCCTTGAGGCCGTCAGCCCCGTGCTGCCCGGCACGCGCAACCTCGTTGAGTTCTCCGCAAACAGCAAGACGACCCTTCACCTCCACTTCACCGAGGACGACAACGACTCCTTCGGCGACGGAACGCCCGATGCGCTTCGTCTGCACAGAGCTGCCGACCGAGTTGCCTTCCGCGAGTGGATCTCTGCGCTTGCCGATACGGCGGCAGCGCTTCCGGCCGACCGGCTGCCAGGCGAGATCGATGACTGCGCGGCGCTGCTGCGCTGGACCTATCGCGGATCGTTACACGCCCACGATGCGGCATGGCAGACCGCGCAGCCGTTCGATTCCCTGCCGCCCATCCCGTCCGTGCAGCAGTATGCGTATCCCTTCACGCCGCTGGGCGCGAACCTGTTCCGGGTAAGTCCGGGCAGGTACGCGGCTGACGACGCCCGAAACGGTGCCTTCGCCCAGTTTGCCGACGCGAAGACGCTGATGCAGCGCAACACCTTCTTTGTCTCGCGCGATCTTCGTACGGCAAAGATGGGCGACCTGCTCTTCTTTCGCCAGCTCGAACAAAACTCTCCTTTTCATTCCATGATCCTCACCGGTTCAGGGCATAATTGGGCGGTGTATCACACGGGCCCAATCGGTAAGGAGAGAGGCGAAGTGCGCCGAGTCATGCTTGACGATCTTCTCGCGCACCCAGACCGTCGCTGGCGGCCCTTGCCGGAAAACTCGAACTTCCTTGGAGTCTATCGCTGGAATATTCTGCGGGAGGATTCCCGATGA
- a CDS encoding RecA family protein, translated as MPLAQTLRRQIEATLADRVPAALSPAAKTVRQGVLSGIDAVDGLLQSGVAEGAITELVGAEGSGRTSLALAYLTALARTDTVCAWIDVADSLCIESVAANGMDLERLLWVRCGQPRMQALTPKRQSELCPGLASNTQPRHNGGGSPHPRSEGRDMPQAIGKLLQAHGGLLDHQLRREKKSIGTPGAPNRPLTKQSGPREEQVNSDRLPPRRGENLAIASRCAEPQPRRAPQITSKERMPIQKASVLDGMRAGKSVARAPWPALDQAIRATDLLLQGGGFGAIVLDLGSTPAEIAWRIPLATWFRFRAACERSRTSLLLLTQHPCARSSAELVVRLETGAMEAQSRVMTGIRYRAAIERSRSEERADRVVSIRKPPQPERPGQWASHAAWGQP; from the coding sequence ATGCCTCTCGCCCAGACTCTCCGCAGACAGATCGAAGCCACTCTCGCCGACAGGGTGCCAGCCGCTCTGTCTCCCGCAGCGAAGACAGTCAGGCAAGGAGTTCTATCCGGTATTGACGCAGTAGACGGCCTGCTGCAATCCGGTGTCGCCGAGGGTGCCATCACCGAACTGGTCGGCGCGGAGGGCTCGGGGCGCACCTCGTTGGCGCTGGCCTATCTCACGGCTCTTGCCCGGACGGATACCGTCTGCGCGTGGATCGATGTGGCCGACTCCCTCTGCATCGAAAGCGTGGCCGCCAATGGCATGGATCTCGAACGCCTGCTCTGGGTGCGATGCGGACAGCCACGGATGCAGGCTCTCACCCCAAAGCGACAGAGTGAGCTGTGCCCTGGCCTTGCTTCAAACACGCAGCCGCGCCACAACGGAGGCGGAAGCCCGCATCCGCGCTCTGAGGGCAGGGACATGCCGCAGGCGATCGGCAAGCTGCTTCAGGCTCATGGTGGATTGCTAGACCACCAGCTTCGCCGGGAGAAGAAGTCCATCGGCACGCCTGGCGCTCCCAACCGTCCGCTTACTAAGCAGTCCGGCCCACGAGAAGAGCAGGTGAACTCTGACCGCCTGCCGCCGAGGCGCGGCGAGAATCTCGCCATCGCTTCCCGATGTGCTGAACCGCAGCCCCGGCGCGCGCCGCAGATCACTTCCAAGGAACGTATGCCGATCCAAAAGGCATCCGTGCTGGATGGCATGAGAGCCGGCAAATCCGTGGCTCGAGCACCGTGGCCTGCGCTCGACCAGGCGATACGCGCTACGGATCTGCTGCTGCAGGGCGGTGGCTTTGGTGCCATCGTGCTTGACCTCGGTAGCACCCCAGCGGAGATCGCATGGCGCATTCCGTTGGCGACGTGGTTCCGGTTTCGTGCTGCCTGCGAGCGCTCCCGGACAAGCCTTCTGCTCCTGACGCAGCATCCCTGCGCGCGAAGTAGTGCAGAGCTTGTGGTGCGGCTTGAGACCGGTGCCATGGAAGCGCAAAGTCGCGTCATGACCGGCATCCGCTATCGCGCCGCCATCGAACGCAGCAGGTCTGAAGAGAGAGCGGACCGCGTGGTCTCCATCCGCAAGCCGCCGCAGCCTGAACGCCCCGGCCAATGGGCGAGCCATGCCGCATGGGGGCAACCGTGA
- a CDS encoding penicillin-binding transpeptidase domain-containing protein, giving the protein MRASANRVTLLCMRALAVLLLSLSASSFASSPSDALLQALRGTQAAGVVLDLKTGAMTARVGSEVRSTPGSTIKPLLLEYALEHGIITSGAQVLCDRHLRIAGRTVDCTHPADRNVFNAESALAESCNRYFAELGRRFTGLQLEQALREARIEHHAVTNALAEDRELTTLGLENVTATSLELAQAYRELMLRLPAGGPVERGLKESIDYGMAHPAAVEGKTILGKTGTAKNPGETWTHGWFAGALPGRMVIVIFVPHGDGGTAASLARQFFLAMRDAEARR; this is encoded by the coding sequence ATGAGAGCCTCTGCCAATCGAGTGACGCTGCTTTGTATGCGAGCGTTGGCTGTGCTCTTGCTGTCGTTGAGCGCATCGTCCTTCGCGTCGAGTCCCAGTGATGCACTGCTGCAAGCCCTGCGCGGAACTCAGGCCGCTGGCGTCGTGCTCGACCTCAAAACAGGAGCAATGACGGCGCGCGTTGGCAGTGAAGTGCGGTCGACACCAGGCTCTACGATCAAGCCGCTGCTGCTGGAGTATGCGTTGGAGCACGGCATCATTACTAGCGGAGCGCAGGTCCTCTGCGACCGGCATCTTCGCATCGCTGGCCGAACGGTCGACTGCACGCATCCTGCAGACAGGAATGTATTCAATGCGGAGAGTGCCTTGGCGGAATCGTGCAATCGCTACTTCGCCGAACTCGGGCGGCGCTTTACCGGGCTTCAGCTGGAGCAGGCCTTGCGTGAAGCACGGATCGAGCACCATGCTGTTACGAACGCTTTAGCGGAAGATCGCGAACTGACAACCCTGGGCCTCGAAAATGTCACGGCCACGTCGCTTGAACTGGCCCAGGCCTATCGTGAGCTTATGCTCAGGCTTCCCGCCGGAGGCCCGGTCGAGCGCGGTTTGAAGGAGTCCATCGACTACGGTATGGCGCATCCGGCAGCCGTAGAAGGGAAAACTATCCTCGGCAAGACCGGCACCGCGAAGAACCCTGGCGAGACGTGGACCCACGGCTGGTTCGCAGGTGCGCTGCCCGGACGAATGGTCATCGTCATCTTCGTGCCGCACGGAGATGGAGGAACGGCTGCATCGCTGGCGAGGCAGTTCTTCCTCGCTATGCGTGACGCGGAAGCTCGCCGATGA
- a CDS encoding sugar phosphate isomerase/epimerase family protein produces the protein MKFGVSAFAWTAKFQERHLPLLAWAREAGFDGFEIAMFAPGDLPASSLRQAYEESGLECTVCAILPAGINPISPDASVRRRSIEHLIECVETAAEIGSHLLGGPLFAPIGYLPPHRPTGDEMLWAIEAFQAVGESLDEHDMTLSLEPVNRAETFFIRTAAEARALCDAIGNPRIGVTIDTFHANIEEKSLPLAIESLGPQLKHIHISENDRGVPGTGHVGFPAVIESLKKIGYQGYLTVEGFGYCLQETDGPGWLWAETGVTPEDVAVKGLAYLKGLLK, from the coding sequence ATGAAGTTTGGAGTAAGTGCGTTTGCGTGGACGGCAAAGTTCCAGGAGCGGCATCTGCCCTTGTTGGCGTGGGCCCGCGAGGCCGGCTTTGATGGCTTCGAGATTGCCATGTTCGCTCCCGGCGATCTGCCAGCCTCATCCCTGCGCCAGGCTTATGAGGAGAGCGGTCTGGAATGTACCGTCTGCGCGATCCTTCCAGCGGGCATCAACCCCATCAGTCCCGACGCTTCAGTCAGGCGGCGCTCCATCGAGCACCTGATCGAGTGCGTCGAAACCGCGGCAGAGATCGGATCCCATCTGCTCGGCGGCCCGCTCTTCGCGCCTATCGGATATCTGCCCCCGCACCGGCCAACCGGCGACGAGATGCTTTGGGCCATTGAGGCGTTTCAGGCTGTTGGCGAGTCACTTGACGAGCACGATATGACCCTCTCGCTTGAGCCGGTGAACCGCGCGGAGACCTTCTTCATCCGCACCGCAGCCGAGGCACGAGCACTCTGCGATGCGATTGGCAATCCACGCATCGGCGTGACGATCGACACGTTCCACGCGAACATCGAGGAAAAGAGCTTGCCACTGGCCATCGAATCGCTTGGCCCCCAGCTGAAGCACATTCACATCAGCGAGAACGATCGCGGAGTTCCGGGAACGGGGCACGTAGGCTTTCCCGCCGTCATCGAATCGCTGAAGAAGATCGGCTATCAGGGCTACCTTACGGTGGAAGGCTTCGGCTACTGTTTGCAGGAGACAGACGGCCCGGGGTGGCTCTGGGCCGAGACTGGCGTTACCCCGGAAGATGTCGCGGTGAAGGGCCTCGCGTATCTCAAGGGGCTGTTGAAATAA
- a CDS encoding alpha-2-macroglobulin family protein, whose protein sequence is MKLRLLLLLLVAGLCSARGQSTNKAISFNLSTSRSYAPGEQPKIHLYTHNVDALEFRVYRVNDPVRFIENLRELHSFGDTGPFGPSEQIDERTWIEKFHDWKMEIWENIREFFRHQFSHDARSSLRSKQTKLSSRSRIVSAVQFAQIPLLNDRQLVARWRQLVPATYISDSNDLAVKDLSSGLYLIEATDGQYKAYTLLMISRNVLVTRTGPGGVMAFVVDRATGAPVEAVQVAAGFGQKQADTATTDKDGVAVLSIPASKTQQDNFWVVGSKGAEVAVATPESYSLNYSSNDKFAAYIYTDRPVYRPTHTVHWKAILREHQGNLLVLTKPQSVHVTIVDDQSKTVFERSMPIDPAGFVAGDFDLPKDAALGYYSISVGDGDDRVMGGDFHVEEYRKPEYRVQVTPASKRVLQGTDMAVTIDSRYFFGEPVANGKVKYRIYRERHYWWGEDEDNSGPPQDDAGSESYNYAGDAQDEKTGKLDADGRLVIQIPTPVNDKDKTHADYDYTVEAGVTDEANREVTGRGRFLATYGTFRVNVEPVSYAVHAGESAKFRITAIDYDDKPVQTQVHVALVYRHYENSKTETTQGAAVDVTTDASGKATGEVLVQSKQYSSAGLEATASAVQPGTRDVSDESYLWIMGAGESAYGEDSTQTSQIVADKKSYAPGDTAHLSLVSETAGFHALIIVQGDTVLRRELVTSDGRTLAFDIPITAESQPNITVDAIYVKDGVLYQASKVIKVPPAQQQLQVQIVPTRDTFQPQQKADYDVTTLDFAGKPVSADLSFGVVDEAIYSIHPDSSGDMLTRLYPQRYDSTWVDSSLSYYFSGEAGTKSPMLALRNARYRPQLAQVKPGNEDKPRVRKAFPDTAFWTPSVRTDSTGHARVSLTFPDSLTTWRATVHAITADSKAGSAMSRVLVRKNIIVRMGTPRFLVQGDEIVIPVIVHNYLNTPQQAKLSLAVDGLDVLAGSDETVTVPSRGEATAQWKLHAAHIGTAKLTASAITPIESDALEITLPVEPAGVVQTVAHGGVISQSADRSQSNIGFPQTTDAASHSLRIEVNSSIAGSLVSALDYLTSFPYGCTEQTMSSFLPNVIVAETLGKLPAAKRVDEADLRAKMEAGLDRLADYQHEDGGWGWWKEDTSQVFMTAYVVGGIGQGAKYLPLHGKQLQMLNSGQRYLATTLHDHPKMRPDLRAAVLYALAEAGDPPYDSEAVATRKAATELEWDRRKDLQPEGLAMTGLAMLEWKDDRASQVEAQLESSAVKQGDLVHWTGSYVPLLDADYSNDAEATAYAVRLIAKVHPDSPLLAPAAQWLMLERNGDGWWQSTEQTAMVLFGLVDYIATSHELDSDFTVEALVNGHSVGQRHFTPTDALSGASLTIDLDATKLLPGNNDVQIVRRSGSGRIYWRASGRYYTTDRTQFQAGTLSLNLTRDYYKLQPKQKDGRLIYTLEPLTGEAQIGDVLAVHEAINGSPMKYLLLEDPIPAGAEFVRTEDSYPIETSPGGWYDWYTRREFHDDRAAFFSSTFSGRQEIFYLIKVVNPGSFRINPARVAPMYQSGVQATSDALTLHVPSPDGGVH, encoded by the coding sequence ATGAAGCTTCGACTCCTTCTGCTGCTATTGGTGGCTGGCCTTTGCTCAGCGCGGGGACAGTCGACCAATAAGGCGATCTCGTTCAACTTGAGCACCAGCCGCAGCTACGCTCCTGGCGAGCAGCCTAAGATCCACCTCTACACGCACAATGTCGATGCGCTGGAGTTCCGCGTCTATCGGGTCAACGATCCTGTCCGGTTCATCGAGAACCTACGCGAGCTGCACTCGTTCGGCGACACAGGCCCCTTCGGCCCCTCCGAGCAGATCGACGAACGCACGTGGATCGAGAAATTCCACGACTGGAAGATGGAGATATGGGAAAATATCCGCGAGTTCTTCCGCCACCAGTTCTCGCACGACGCACGATCTTCGCTGCGATCGAAGCAGACGAAGCTCTCCAGCCGTAGCCGCATCGTCAGCGCGGTGCAGTTCGCGCAGATACCGCTCCTGAACGATCGCCAGCTTGTGGCTCGCTGGCGGCAGCTTGTTCCGGCGACCTATATCTCCGACTCGAACGACCTTGCCGTCAAAGATCTCAGCTCTGGCCTCTATCTGATCGAGGCCACCGATGGCCAGTACAAGGCGTATACGCTGCTGATGATCAGCCGCAATGTGCTGGTGACGCGCACGGGGCCGGGTGGTGTGATGGCCTTCGTCGTCGACCGCGCGACCGGTGCTCCGGTTGAAGCCGTGCAGGTGGCTGCGGGCTTTGGGCAAAAGCAGGCAGACACCGCGACGACGGACAAAGACGGTGTAGCGGTGCTCTCCATCCCCGCCAGCAAGACGCAGCAGGACAACTTCTGGGTGGTTGGCAGCAAGGGGGCTGAGGTAGCGGTCGCAACGCCGGAGAGCTATTCGCTGAACTACTCCAGCAACGACAAGTTCGCCGCGTATATCTACACGGATCGACCGGTCTACCGGCCCACGCATACTGTCCACTGGAAGGCGATCCTGCGCGAGCACCAGGGGAACCTGCTCGTCCTTACCAAGCCGCAGAGTGTCCACGTGACCATCGTCGACGATCAGTCGAAGACGGTCTTCGAGCGGTCCATGCCGATCGATCCGGCAGGCTTCGTAGCGGGAGACTTCGATCTTCCTAAAGATGCGGCGCTTGGCTACTACAGCATCAGCGTGGGTGACGGCGACGACCGCGTGATGGGCGGCGACTTCCACGTCGAGGAGTATCGCAAGCCGGAGTACCGCGTGCAGGTCACACCCGCCAGCAAGCGTGTGCTTCAAGGCACGGACATGGCCGTCACCATCGACTCGCGCTACTTCTTCGGCGAGCCGGTCGCGAACGGCAAGGTGAAGTACCGCATCTATCGCGAGCGCCACTACTGGTGGGGCGAGGACGAAGACAACTCCGGGCCACCGCAGGATGACGCAGGCTCTGAGAGCTACAACTACGCAGGCGACGCTCAGGACGAGAAGACCGGCAAGCTGGACGCGGATGGTCGGCTCGTTATCCAGATTCCCACCCCGGTCAACGATAAGGACAAGACTCACGCCGACTACGACTACACGGTTGAGGCGGGAGTCACTGACGAAGCCAATCGCGAGGTCACCGGCCGTGGCAGATTCCTCGCGACCTACGGAACGTTTCGCGTCAATGTAGAGCCGGTCTCCTATGCCGTTCACGCAGGGGAGTCAGCAAAGTTCCGCATCACTGCCATCGACTACGACGACAAGCCGGTGCAAACGCAAGTCCACGTCGCGCTCGTCTATCGCCACTATGAGAATAGCAAGACCGAGACCACGCAGGGCGCAGCAGTCGACGTAACGACGGATGCGAGCGGCAAGGCGACCGGCGAGGTACTGGTGCAGTCGAAGCAGTACAGCTCCGCCGGACTCGAAGCGACTGCCAGCGCCGTGCAGCCTGGTACGCGCGATGTGAGCGATGAAAGCTACCTGTGGATCATGGGAGCGGGTGAGTCCGCCTACGGCGAAGACTCCACGCAGACATCGCAGATCGTCGCCGACAAGAAGAGCTACGCCCCCGGCGACACCGCTCATCTCAGTCTCGTCTCCGAGACCGCAGGCTTTCACGCACTGATCATCGTGCAGGGCGATACGGTCCTTCGCCGCGAGCTGGTTACCTCTGACGGACGCACGCTTGCCTTCGACATTCCCATTACTGCGGAGAGCCAGCCCAACATCACCGTCGACGCAATCTATGTGAAGGACGGCGTGCTTTACCAGGCCAGCAAGGTCATCAAAGTCCCGCCCGCACAGCAGCAGTTGCAGGTACAAATTGTGCCTACGCGCGATACATTTCAACCGCAACAGAAGGCCGACTACGACGTGACTACGCTGGACTTCGCGGGCAAGCCGGTAAGCGCTGACCTCAGCTTCGGAGTCGTCGATGAGGCGATCTACTCCATCCATCCGGACTCCAGCGGCGACATGCTCACTCGGCTCTATCCGCAGCGCTATGACTCGACGTGGGTGGACTCCTCGCTGAGCTATTACTTCAGCGGCGAGGCAGGAACGAAGTCTCCGATGCTGGCGTTGCGCAATGCGCGATATCGGCCGCAGCTTGCGCAGGTAAAGCCGGGCAACGAGGACAAGCCGCGCGTGCGCAAGGCCTTCCCGGACACTGCCTTCTGGACGCCTTCGGTGCGTACGGATTCCACTGGCCACGCGCGGGTCTCGCTTACCTTCCCCGACTCGTTGACTACATGGCGTGCGACCGTTCATGCAATTACTGCGGACTCGAAGGCCGGTTCGGCGATGAGTCGCGTGCTGGTGCGCAAGAACATCATCGTCCGCATGGGCACGCCGCGCTTTCTTGTGCAGGGTGATGAGATCGTCATTCCGGTCATCGTGCATAACTATCTCAACACGCCGCAGCAGGCGAAGCTCTCGCTCGCCGTCGATGGCCTCGACGTTCTTGCGGGATCAGATGAGACGGTCACCGTGCCAAGCCGTGGTGAGGCAACAGCGCAGTGGAAGCTGCACGCCGCGCACATCGGCACGGCGAAGCTCACGGCTTCAGCGATCACACCGATCGAGTCCGACGCACTCGAGATCACGCTTCCCGTCGAGCCTGCGGGCGTGGTGCAGACGGTCGCACACGGTGGTGTCATCTCGCAGTCCGCCGACCGCTCCCAGAGCAACATTGGCTTTCCGCAGACTACCGATGCGGCCTCGCACTCGTTACGGATCGAGGTAAACTCCTCCATCGCGGGATCGCTCGTCTCCGCGCTGGACTATCTCACCAGCTTCCCCTACGGCTGTACCGAGCAGACGATGTCGAGCTTCCTGCCTAACGTCATCGTTGCAGAGACTCTAGGCAAGCTGCCCGCAGCGAAACGCGTTGATGAGGCCGACCTTCGCGCAAAGATGGAAGCCGGCCTCGATCGCCTCGCCGACTACCAGCACGAGGATGGCGGTTGGGGATGGTGGAAGGAAGACACGAGCCAGGTCTTCATGACGGCTTACGTCGTGGGCGGCATCGGTCAAGGGGCGAAGTATCTTCCTCTGCATGGCAAGCAGTTGCAGATGCTGAACAGCGGGCAGAGATATCTTGCAACTACGCTGCACGACCACCCAAAGATGCGCCCCGATCTTCGCGCCGCGGTGCTTTATGCGCTTGCCGAGGCTGGCGATCCGCCTTACGATTCCGAAGCCGTCGCCACGCGTAAGGCCGCGACGGAGTTGGAGTGGGATCGCCGTAAGGATCTGCAGCCCGAGGGTCTGGCTATGACCGGCCTCGCCATGCTCGAGTGGAAGGACGATCGCGCCAGCCAGGTCGAGGCGCAGCTTGAATCCTCTGCGGTCAAGCAAGGCGACCTTGTCCATTGGACTGGTTCTTATGTTCCGCTGCTGGACGCCGACTATAGCAACGATGCCGAGGCCACTGCATACGCTGTTCGCCTCATCGCGAAGGTGCATCCCGACAGCCCGTTGCTCGCGCCCGCCGCGCAGTGGCTGATGCTCGAACGCAACGGCGATGGTTGGTGGCAGTCCACGGAGCAGACGGCCATGGTTCTCTTCGGCCTCGTCGACTACATCGCCACCTCGCACGAGCTTGACTCAGATTTTACGGTCGAAGCGCTGGTCAATGGCCACTCGGTGGGCCAACGACACTTCACGCCAACCGACGCTCTCAGCGGCGCGTCACTCACGATCGACCTCGATGCCACAAAGCTTCTGCCCGGCAACAACGATGTCCAGATCGTGCGACGTAGCGGCAGCGGACGCATCTACTGGCGCGCCAGCGGGCGCTACTACACCACCGACCGCACCCAGTTCCAGGCGGGCACGCTATCCTTAAACCTGACTCGTGACTACTACAAACTGCAGCCTAAGCAAAAGGACGGCCGATTGATCTACACGCTCGAACCGCTGACGGGCGAGGCACAGATCGGCGATGTGCTCGCCGTGCATGAGGCCATCAATGGGAGCCCGATGAAGTATCTTCTTCTCGAAGATCCCATTCCCGCAGGAGCCGAGTTCGTTCGAACCGAGGACAGCTACCCCATCGAGACGAGTCCCGGCGGATGGTACGACTGGTACACCCGCCGCGAGTTCCACGACGATCGCGCAGCCTTCTTCTCTTCGACCTTCAGCGGGCGTCAGGAGATCTTCTACCTGATCAAGGTAGTCAACCCCGGCAGCTTCCGCATCAATCCCGCGCGCGTCGCGCCGATGTATCAATCCGGCGTGCAAGCTACCAGCGATGCGCTTACACTGCACGTACCCTCACCTGACGGAGGTGTCCATTGA
- a CDS encoding SpoIID/LytB domain-containing protein, whose protein sequence is MRALRAAAMALGMIATTTAHADDSGGRDVTVALFSARDVRAVTLTPLNSAAWIADCATCAHRNLSASISFPGYVELFAGGALRITDTASGEHRSAVGLWHLKAVAGSVDVVLTLPSERYVAAVLSAEADAKEPPESLRAMAVVARSYALNSPHYTAPAGHLKADLCDSTECQVARFGSVSDAIEQAVWETAGETLWFGRRSAEVYFSQSCGGMTEDAHAARFATPEVPYLTAHMDPYCVRRSVSTWHTEVKPIDLQSVAKSQGWRLPPEIASVTVTKRSASHRAQMLEFAGSNGVRAQVSASALRLAIDRSLGWNKVRSDWYDIGVRNGTLIFDGRGFGHGVGLCQFGATEMAIEHKNARQILAFYFPGTVVGMGPNDSGWVNEDTAGIKVRSEARLTAEQREEIETSWQEAKTLFPPRTSIAPEISFAPSAELFRQMTSQPGWMLAGTSGSRIVINARPMLHQKTLRHEMLHVLVESEASTKAPLWLREGLVEVLDGEPVGSAMSDAAMEAELSHPTTHGTSEQAHRAAAAKVRAMVAHYGMAPIRSWLVSGVPASVN, encoded by the coding sequence ATGAGAGCTCTTCGCGCTGCCGCGATGGCGCTTGGCATGATCGCGACCACGACAGCACACGCGGACGACTCCGGCGGTCGCGATGTCACCGTCGCCTTGTTCTCGGCGCGTGATGTTCGCGCAGTCACTCTGACCCCACTCAACTCCGCGGCCTGGATAGCGGATTGCGCTACCTGCGCGCATCGCAACCTATCCGCGTCGATCAGCTTTCCTGGCTACGTCGAACTTTTCGCCGGTGGTGCGCTCCGCATCACCGATACCGCATCAGGAGAGCACCGGAGCGCCGTTGGCCTCTGGCATCTGAAGGCGGTTGCAGGAAGCGTCGATGTGGTTCTGACTCTGCCTAGCGAGCGTTACGTAGCCGCCGTCCTCAGCGCCGAGGCCGACGCGAAAGAGCCACCGGAGTCTTTGCGCGCGATGGCAGTGGTAGCGCGAAGTTATGCCCTCAACAGCCCGCATTACACCGCTCCTGCCGGGCATCTGAAGGCCGATCTCTGCGACAGTACGGAGTGCCAGGTCGCGCGCTTTGGATCTGTCTCAGACGCGATCGAGCAAGCCGTGTGGGAGACCGCAGGCGAGACGCTGTGGTTCGGAAGACGGAGCGCCGAAGTCTACTTCAGCCAGAGCTGCGGCGGCATGACAGAAGACGCTCATGCGGCGCGGTTTGCGACTCCTGAGGTGCCTTACCTTACCGCCCACATGGATCCTTATTGCGTGCGTCGAAGTGTATCCACATGGCACACCGAGGTGAAGCCCATCGATCTACAATCGGTCGCGAAATCCCAGGGTTGGCGGCTGCCTCCTGAGATTGCATCGGTGACGGTTACAAAACGAAGTGCGTCGCATCGGGCGCAAATGCTGGAGTTCGCCGGAAGCAACGGCGTCCGCGCACAGGTAAGCGCGAGCGCACTTCGCCTCGCCATCGACCGCTCGTTGGGATGGAACAAGGTCCGTTCCGACTGGTACGACATCGGGGTCCGCAACGGTACACTGATCTTCGATGGCAGAGGCTTCGGCCATGGGGTTGGCCTATGCCAGTTCGGCGCGACCGAGATGGCTATCGAGCACAAGAACGCGCGTCAGATCCTTGCCTTCTACTTTCCCGGAACGGTCGTAGGCATGGGCCCGAATGACAGCGGCTGGGTCAACGAAGATACCGCCGGCATCAAGGTTCGAAGCGAAGCGCGACTCACGGCGGAGCAGCGAGAAGAGATCGAAACTTCATGGCAGGAGGCAAAGACTCTATTTCCGCCGCGTACTTCCATCGCGCCGGAGATCAGCTTCGCACCGTCTGCCGAACTCTTCCGCCAGATGACCTCGCAGCCCGGATGGATGCTGGCAGGCACCAGCGGATCGCGCATCGTGATCAACGCGAGACCCATGCTGCATCAGAAGACACTTCGGCACGAGATGTTGCATGTACTGGTAGAGTCGGAGGCATCTACGAAGGCACCGCTGTGGCTGCGTGAAGGTCTTGTGGAAGTGCTCGACGGTGAACCCGTAGGCAGCGCGATGAGCGATGCTGCGATGGAGGCCGAACTGAGCCATCCCACAACTCACGGAACAAGTGAGCAGGCACATCGCGCCGCTGCCGCCAAAGTGCGCGCGATGGTCGCACATTACGGGATGGCTCCGATACGAAGCTGGCTCGTCTCCGGCGTGCCTGCCAGCGTGAACTAA